A genomic region of Bosea sp. 124 contains the following coding sequences:
- a CDS encoding mandelate racemase/muconate lactonizing enzyme family protein produces the protein MLSTPPRIVRIDGFELSARLSETVGNSRQMFDRRGALLLRVVSDAGAVGWGESWAYPGAAAALVREHFAPVLLGHDATLPRAGWQSMAARLGYDRRGISTMALGALDVALWDLAGQIAGKPVHALLGGQLRNRIPAYVSGPFMKPGSDPYRDFEADIGSYLDAGFRAIKLRMGTDPARDGATVQKVRAQIGDAMPLMIDLNEGFTVEGALAIARRLAEVDPVWLEEPIAHDDLPGYRRFAASSPMPLAGGEALFGLRAFRDYLTAGVFDFIQPDLGLCGGLSEGMRISALCEAFEVALVPHVWGSVVNFQASLHFAACLPERRGRLRWPLFEYDPSENPLRTAFASHPLDADGAVTVPDAPGLGLDLTPERLEPFIAHHWTIE, from the coding sequence ATGCTTTCAACGCCCCCCAGGATCGTCCGCATCGACGGGTTCGAGCTATCCGCCCGGCTCAGCGAGACCGTCGGCAATTCGCGGCAAATGTTTGACCGCCGTGGCGCGCTGCTGCTGCGCGTCGTCAGCGATGCGGGCGCTGTCGGCTGGGGCGAGAGCTGGGCCTATCCGGGTGCGGCGGCCGCGCTGGTGCGGGAGCATTTCGCGCCCGTGCTGCTCGGCCATGACGCGACCCTGCCGCGTGCCGGGTGGCAGTCCATGGCGGCAAGGCTCGGTTACGACCGGCGCGGCATTTCGACGATGGCGCTGGGCGCCCTCGACGTCGCGCTGTGGGATCTCGCCGGACAGATCGCTGGCAAGCCGGTGCATGCCCTGCTCGGCGGCCAACTGCGCAACCGGATCCCGGCCTATGTCAGCGGCCCGTTCATGAAGCCCGGCAGCGACCCCTACCGGGATTTCGAGGCCGATATCGGCAGTTATCTCGATGCCGGTTTCCGGGCGATCAAGCTCCGGATGGGCACCGATCCGGCCCGCGACGGGGCAACAGTGCAGAAGGTCCGCGCGCAGATCGGCGATGCGATGCCGCTCATGATCGATCTCAACGAGGGCTTCACCGTCGAGGGCGCGCTGGCCATCGCCCGCAGGCTGGCCGAGGTTGACCCGGTCTGGCTCGAGGAGCCGATCGCGCATGACGACCTGCCGGGCTATCGCCGGTTCGCCGCCAGTTCACCGATGCCGCTGGCGGGCGGCGAGGCGCTGTTTGGCCTGCGTGCCTTTCGCGACTACCTGACCGCTGGCGTGTTCGACTTCATCCAGCCCGATCTCGGCCTCTGCGGCGGCCTGTCGGAGGGGATGCGCATCTCGGCACTATGCGAGGCCTTCGAAGTCGCCCTGGTTCCTCATGTCTGGGGCTCGGTCGTCAACTTCCAGGCCTCGCTGCATTTCGCCGCCTGCCTGCCGGAGCGACGCGGCCGGTTGCGCTGGCCGCTGTTCGAGTATGATCCGTCGGAAAATCCGCTGCGCACCGCCTTCGCGAGCCACCCGCTCGATGCCGACGGCGCCGTCACCGTGCCGGACGCGCCGGGGTTGGGTCTCGACCTGACGCCGGAGAGGCTCGAACCCTTCATCGCCCATCATTGGACCATCGAATAG
- a CDS encoding TRAP transporter substrate-binding protein: MRLKSILRSALVGAACLAGLSSAQAQQPKVLNLAFVGRATAPEGIAMTAFAEEIKAKTNGRIEIRLHPGGALGGDREVLEGLQIGTVDLTVPSTSVIANFVPDVQVFDIPFLFRDFDHAQAVLDGPIGQEILAKFKAKGLQGLAFGGIGFRQLTNSRRPVNGPEDVKGLKIRTQENQIHLQVWRALGALPTPMALPEVFTALQQGVVDGQENPIGAILNNKFGQVQKYLTITNHAFTPVGFVMAPRAFEALSPEDQKLFVEAGRRAMVICKDEVGKVEKTGVDELRKLGLQVVEKVDTAKFQDLLKPAFAELGKRFGEATIARIKDQK; this comes from the coding sequence ATGCGACTGAAATCCATCCTTCGTTCCGCGCTCGTCGGCGCAGCCTGCCTTGCCGGGCTCTCATCCGCCCAGGCGCAGCAGCCCAAGGTTTTGAACCTCGCCTTCGTCGGCCGCGCCACGGCGCCCGAAGGCATCGCGATGACCGCCTTCGCCGAGGAGATCAAGGCCAAGACCAATGGCCGCATCGAGATCCGCCTGCATCCGGGCGGGGCGCTCGGCGGCGACCGCGAGGTGCTGGAAGGTCTGCAGATCGGCACGGTCGATCTGACCGTGCCTTCGACCTCGGTCATCGCCAATTTCGTGCCCGACGTTCAGGTCTTCGACATTCCCTTCCTCTTCCGCGACTTCGACCACGCCCAGGCCGTGCTCGACGGGCCGATCGGCCAGGAGATTCTGGCCAAGTTCAAGGCCAAGGGGCTTCAGGGCCTGGCTTTCGGCGGCATCGGCTTCCGTCAGCTCACCAATAGCCGCCGTCCGGTCAACGGGCCCGAAGACGTCAAGGGGTTGAAGATCCGCACCCAGGAGAACCAGATCCATCTCCAGGTCTGGCGCGCGCTCGGCGCGCTGCCGACGCCGATGGCCCTGCCGGAGGTGTTCACGGCGCTGCAACAGGGCGTCGTCGACGGGCAGGAGAACCCGATCGGCGCGATCCTCAACAACAAGTTCGGCCAGGTGCAGAAATACCTGACCATCACCAACCATGCCTTCACCCCGGTCGGCTTCGTGATGGCTCCGCGCGCCTTCGAGGCACTTTCGCCCGAGGATCAGAAGCTGTTCGTCGAGGCGGGGCGCCGCGCCATGGTGATCTGCAAGGACGAGGTCGGCAAGGTCGAGAAGACCGGCGTCGACGAATTGCGCAAGCTTGGCCTTCAGGTCGTCGAGAAGGTCGACACCGCGAAGTTCCAAGATCTGCTGAAGCCGGCCTTTGCCGAACTCGGCAAGCGCTTCGGCGAGGCGACCATCGCGCGTATCAAGGACCAGAAGTGA
- a CDS encoding TRAP transporter small permease, translating into MSAQPNRGVALLLATERLVTGASLALGCAAMTIAACAGLFQVLTRFILQEPATWSEPLIRMMLIWMAYLGLAAAVRAGSLVSVDLLYRLATGRSRRLLQGVIALATLTLLGILFWFGLDLTQRVRFQNLAGLEIPVSYAYAAIPTGALVSMLAVLAHFFDPRREELETAV; encoded by the coding sequence GTGAGCGCGCAGCCGAACCGGGGCGTCGCGCTCCTGCTCGCGACCGAGCGCCTCGTCACCGGGGCGTCTCTGGCGCTGGGCTGCGCCGCCATGACGATTGCAGCCTGCGCCGGGCTGTTCCAGGTCCTGACCCGCTTCATCCTGCAAGAGCCGGCGACCTGGTCGGAGCCGCTGATCCGGATGATGCTGATCTGGATGGCATATCTCGGCCTGGCGGCGGCGGTGCGGGCGGGTTCGCTCGTCTCGGTCGATCTGCTCTATCGCCTCGCGACGGGTCGTAGCCGTCGCTTGCTCCAGGGCGTGATCGCACTGGCGACGCTGACACTGCTCGGCATCCTGTTCTGGTTCGGCCTCGACTTGACCCAGCGGGTTCGCTTCCAGAATCTTGCCGGGCTCGAAATCCCGGTAAGCTATGCCTATGCCGCGATTCCGACCGGAGCGCTGGTCTCGATGCTCGCCGTGCTCGCGCATTTCTTCGATCCGCGGCGCGAAGAACTCGAAACTGCGGTCTGA
- a CDS encoding TRAP transporter large permease — MTATMLVTMCVLFLCSVPVAIAVGLAAVAGLGLFTSLPLVLVAQQAFASLDKFPLAAVPFFILAGNLMGEGGISRRLVDFAKSLVGGVQGGLACTCILTCMIFAAVSGSSVATTFAIGAILIPAMVKHGYPITFAASLQASAAELGVIIPPSIPMILYGVAAEVSIGELFVAGFGPGLLIAAALMLSVLVWCRLRGYGKNDREGRLSPWPATKAAGLALMMPVIILGGIYGGVFTPTEASIVAVFYALVVSCFIYRELDLTGVVAILRKSVVSSSVIMLIIAMAGLFSFLLTRAGVPAQIGAYITATFDSGWSFLLAVNLFLFVIGMFIETSAAIIVLAPILAPVAARFGIDPVHFGMVMVVNLALGMITPPFGVNLFAACAVARISLDRMTKSLLPFIGVVFACLMLITYMPWISLALRDLVYR; from the coding sequence ATGACCGCCACCATGCTCGTCACGATGTGCGTGCTGTTCCTGTGCTCGGTGCCCGTGGCGATCGCGGTCGGCCTGGCAGCGGTTGCAGGCCTCGGCCTGTTCACCTCGCTGCCTCTCGTGCTGGTCGCGCAGCAGGCCTTCGCCTCGCTCGACAAGTTCCCGCTGGCGGCCGTGCCGTTCTTCATTCTCGCCGGCAATCTGATGGGCGAGGGCGGGATTTCGCGCCGCCTGGTCGATTTCGCCAAGAGCCTGGTCGGCGGCGTCCAGGGCGGGCTCGCCTGCACCTGCATCCTGACCTGCATGATCTTCGCCGCCGTCTCCGGTTCGAGTGTCGCGACGACCTTTGCCATCGGCGCGATCCTGATCCCCGCCATGGTCAAGCATGGCTATCCCATCACTTTCGCTGCGTCCCTCCAAGCGAGCGCCGCCGAACTTGGGGTGATCATTCCGCCCTCGATCCCGATGATCCTCTATGGCGTCGCAGCAGAGGTCTCGATCGGCGAGCTCTTCGTTGCGGGGTTCGGCCCCGGCCTGCTGATCGCTGCGGCGCTGATGCTGTCGGTCCTGGTCTGGTGTCGCCTGCGCGGCTACGGCAAGAACGACCGCGAGGGGCGGCTTTCGCCCTGGCCCGCGACGAAGGCGGCGGGCCTTGCCCTGATGATGCCGGTGATCATTCTGGGCGGCATCTATGGCGGCGTGTTCACGCCGACGGAGGCCTCGATCGTCGCGGTGTTCTACGCGCTGGTGGTCAGTTGCTTCATCTATCGCGAACTCGATCTGACCGGCGTCGTCGCGATCCTGCGCAAATCGGTGGTGTCGTCCTCGGTGATCATGCTGATCATCGCGATGGCCGGGTTGTTCAGCTTCCTGCTGACGCGCGCCGGCGTGCCTGCCCAGATCGGCGCCTATATCACGGCGACCTTCGACAGTGGCTGGTCCTTCCTGCTTGCGGTCAACCTGTTTCTGTTCGTGATCGGCATGTTCATCGAGACATCGGCTGCGATCATCGTGCTGGCGCCGATCCTGGCTCCGGTCGCAGCGCGCTTCGGCATCGACCCGGTGCATTTCGGCATGGTCATGGTAGTCAATCTGGCGCTGGGCATGATCACGCCGCCCTTCGGCGTCAACCTCTTCGCCGCCTGCGCGGTCGCCAGGATTTCGCTCGACCGGATGACCAAGTCGCTGCTGCCCTTCATCGGCGTGGTCTTCGCCTGCCTGATGCTGATCACCTACATGCCCTGGATTTCGCTCGCCTTGCGGGATCTCGTCTATCGCTGA